A region of the Gemmobacter fulvus genome:
CAACCCTTCGCAAACCCCGGCCACCATATCTTCGCAACCTGTGTCACAGACTGTCTCAACCTATAAATTTTAAGCTTGAAATTTAACGGCGGATCCGCTTGAACTGAAGCGACCTCCGGCGCATCCTGCGCAGGCCGAAGAAGGACAGATCATGACCACCGATTTCGCCGCCACCCGCGCCCTGTTCGACCTGCCGGAGGGCATGGTTTACCTTGATGGCAATTCGCTGGGTCCGCTGCCACGGGCCACGGCGGCACGGGTGGCGCAGACCGTGACCGAGGAATGGGGCAAACTGCTGATCACCGGCTGGAACAAGGCCGGATGGATGGAGCAGCCCGCCCGTGTCGGCAATCGCATCGCGCGGCTGGTGGGGGCAGAACCGGGCAGCGTGGTGATGGGCGATACCCTGTCGATCAAGGTCTATCAGGCGCTGGCCTCGGCTCTGGAGATGGTGCCGGGCCGCAAGATCATCCTGTCCGATACCGGCAACTTCCCGTCAGACCTTTACATGGCCGAAGGCCTGTGCCGCACGCTTGGCCCGGATTACCAGTTGAAGACGGTCGCGCCCGAGGCGGTGATGGACGCGCTGGATGACAGTATCGCCGTGATGATGATCACCGAAGTGGATTACCGCACCGGGCGGCGGCATGACATGGCGGCGCTGACAGAGCGCGCGCATGCGGTGGGCGCGCTGGCCATCTGGGATCTGGCGCATAGCGCCGGCGCGCTGCCGGTTGAACTGGCCAAGGGGGGGGCGGATTTCGGGGTGGGATGCAGCTATAAGTATCTCAATTCCGGTCCCGGTGGCCCGGCCTTCATCTATGTGGCGCCGCGCCATGCCGACCGCGTGCGCCCGGCCCTGTCCGGCTGGCTGGGCCATGACGCTCCCTTTGCCTTTGACCTGAGCTATCGCCCCGGCGCGGGGATCGAGCGGATGCGGGTCGGCACCCCGCCCGTGCTGCAACTGGCGGCACTGGAGGCCTCGCTCGACATCTGGGATCAGGTCGATATGGCCGATCTGCGCGCCACCTCGCTGGCGCTGACCGATCAGTTCATCGCGGGCGTCGAGGCGGCCTGCCCAAGCCTGCACCTGGCGACCCCGCGCAATCATGCGCAGCGCGGCAGCCAGGTCAGCTTCCGCCACCCGCAGGGCTATGCCATCATGCAGGCACTGATTGCGCGCGGCGTGGTCGGCGATTTCCGCGCCCCCGACATCCTGCGCTTCGGCTTTACGCCGCTGTTCATCAATGCCGAGGATGTGGCCCGCGCCATCGCCATCATCGCCGAGGTGATGCAGGGCGATCTGTGGGACCGGCCCGAATACATGACCCGCGCCAAGGTCACCTGATGGCGCTGCATCTGGCCATTGCCCCACCGCCCTTATGCCGCCCGGCAGGCTGGATCTGCCTGTGGCGCACCCTCGGGGCCTTTTCGGTGCTGAACCGGCGGCGCGCGGCCTGAGCCGCCCTGCCCCAGTTTGACCGGAGAGAGAAAAATGACCACCTATGATCCCAGCCGCGACGGCGCCCAGATGTCTTTCGACGGCCGCATGTCTTACGGCGATTATCTGCAGATCGACACGA
Encoded here:
- the kynU gene encoding kynureninase, giving the protein MTTDFAATRALFDLPEGMVYLDGNSLGPLPRATAARVAQTVTEEWGKLLITGWNKAGWMEQPARVGNRIARLVGAEPGSVVMGDTLSIKVYQALASALEMVPGRKIILSDTGNFPSDLYMAEGLCRTLGPDYQLKTVAPEAVMDALDDSIAVMMITEVDYRTGRRHDMAALTERAHAVGALAIWDLAHSAGALPVELAKGGADFGVGCSYKYLNSGPGGPAFIYVAPRHADRVRPALSGWLGHDAPFAFDLSYRPGAGIERMRVGTPPVLQLAALEASLDIWDQVDMADLRATSLALTDQFIAGVEAACPSLHLATPRNHAQRGSQVSFRHPQGYAIMQALIARGVVGDFRAPDILRFGFTPLFINAEDVARAIAIIAEVMQGDLWDRPEYMTRAKVT